A single Tenacibaculum sp. 190524A02b DNA region contains:
- a CDS encoding DUF6326 family protein: protein MKKSNKNSTKLVDYKINIKLKLASLWTVMIFLYIYTDYFTLMMPGKIEAYMSQDLGIFKITPFILVIFALILIVPSLMIFLSLVLRPIINKWLNIVVAIVWSSMSFLILISDLFDGSLPWSAFYDLYQLVEIVIFIIIIRTSLKWPKEEGL, encoded by the coding sequence ATGAAAAAGAGCAACAAAAACTCAACCAAACTAGTAGATTATAAGATTAATATCAAACTTAAATTGGCTTCTTTATGGACAGTAATGATATTTCTTTATATCTATACAGATTATTTCACATTGATGATGCCAGGAAAAATAGAGGCATATATGAGTCAAGATTTAGGTATTTTTAAAATCACCCCATTTATATTGGTGATTTTTGCATTAATTTTAATTGTTCCTTCTTTAATGATTTTTTTATCACTTGTTTTGAGACCAATTATTAATAAATGGTTAAACATTGTAGTCGCTATAGTATGGTCTTCTATGTCGTTTCTCATTCTTATTTCAGATTTATTTGATGGTAGTCTTCCCTGGTCAGCCTTTTACGACCTTTATCAGCTAGTAGAGATAGTTATATTTATTATAATTATTAGAACATCTTTAAAGTGGCCAAAAGAAGAGGGACTATAA
- a CDS encoding GNAT family N-acetyltransferase yields the protein MHKEFESERLLIRPTSEQDAELIYKLMNTPKFIKYVGGRNLNSVEDAKKYITDKMLPQLNTHGYSNYSLITKSDGTKVGSCGLYDRDGLDGIDIGFGLLPEYEGLGYAYEAASKLMKAAIEEFKIEEIQGITSKENIASQRLLEKLGLKVVGTTTLPNDNEELLLYKFNSNTIK from the coding sequence ATGCACAAAGAATTTGAATCAGAAAGATTGTTGATAAGACCTACTTCAGAACAAGATGCCGAGTTAATCTATAAATTGATGAATACGCCAAAATTTATCAAATATGTTGGAGGTAGAAACCTTAACTCAGTTGAAGATGCTAAAAAGTATATTACAGATAAGATGCTTCCTCAACTTAATACACATGGATATTCAAATTACTCCTTAATAACAAAATCCGACGGTACAAAAGTTGGCTCATGTGGATTGTATGATCGTGATGGTTTAGATGGAATAGATATCGGTTTTGGTCTTTTACCTGAATATGAAGGCTTAGGATATGCTTATGAAGCTGCCTCTAAATTAATGAAAGCCGCTATAGAAGAGTTTAAAATTGAAGAAATTCAAGGAATAACATCAAAAGAAAATATTGCTTCTCAACGTCTTTTAGAAAAATTAGGATTAAAAGTAGTTGGCACAACCACACTTCCTAATGATAATGAAGAATTATTGCTTTATAAATTTAATAGTAACACCATAAAATAA